One Hypanus sabinus isolate sHypSab1 chromosome 4, sHypSab1.hap1, whole genome shotgun sequence genomic region harbors:
- the hoxd12a gene encoding homeobox protein Hox-D12a yields the protein MCEHNLLNSGYVGSLLNFASPEPFYFPNLRPNAAQLASLSPALSYTRREVCSLPWTSSPCASPPQSRAFSGYSQSCLSNSVSISINRHGSEKAAANEEPNKYYFQDSSRKPEERCRHTQSYPSDTSIPSSVNISPAKYEYPNVEASLHGSLLHSQGFEMNSNSPSVNEGVKQCVSLNVSLQSSVTPVCSRSSDGLSWCPTQVRSRRKRKPYTKQQIAELENEFLANEFINRQKRKELSDRLNLSDQQVKIWFQNRRMKKKRLVMREQTLSLF from the exons ATGTGCGAGCACAACCTGCTAAATTCAGGCTATGTCGGCTCCCTGTTAAATTTTGCCAGCCCGGAGCCCTTCTACTTCCCCAACCTGCGTCCGAATGCGGCTCAACTCGCAAGTCTGTCACCAGCACTCTCCTACACCCGCAGAGAGGTGTGCTCGCTCCCGTGGACTTCGAGTCCATGCGCATCGCCGCCGCAGAGCCGCGCCTTCAGCGGCTACTCTCAGTCCTGTCTCAGCAACTCTGTCTCCATCAGCATCAATAGGCATGGATCAGAAAAAGCAGCAGCCAACGAAGAGCCTAACAAATACTATTTCCAAGACAGCAGCCGAAAACCGGAGGAGAGATGCCGGCACACTCAGTCCTATCCAAGTGATACCAGTATCCCCTCTTCAGTCAACATTAGCCCTGCCAAGTACGAGTACCCAAACGTGGAAGCATCTCTCCATGGCTCGTTATTACATAGTCAAGGCTTTGAAATGAATTCCAACTCTCCCTCTGTAAATGAAGGCGTCAAGCAATGTGTGAGCCTCAATGTGTCATTACAGTCATCAGTAACGCCAGTGTGCAGCCGATCCTCCGATG GGCTTTCCTGGTGCCCAACCCAAGTGAGGTCACGGAGGAAACGTAAGCCCTACACGAAGCAACAGATAGCTGAACTTGAGAATGAATTCCTTGCGAACGAGTTTATCAATCGGCAAAAGAGGAAGGAATTGTCTGATAGACTAAATCTGAGCGACCAGCAAGTTAAAATCTGGTTTCAAAATCGGCGCATGAAAAAGAAAAGACTTGTTATGCGCGAACAAACGCTGTCGCTCTTTTAG